ATAACTACAACAAGGAAAATGTCATCAGCAGCTAACGATAAGCGCGGCAAACTCGAGGAAGAGTTCAGGAACCGCATGTACGATGCTGAGGCGTCTCCGTCTCAGCAGCTCTGGGTCCGCATAGACCACCGCCTGACGGTGCAGGAAAACGGCGAGTACAAGAAGCGCGCTATATATTACCGCCAGCTGGCCGCCGCCTGCATTGTGCTGCTGCTACTGGTGGGCGGGGCAGGCGCCTATTACTTCGGCGGCGCCCCGGCAGCACAGCAGCCCCTGTCCACCGTGTCTCCCGCATCTCCTGCGCCTGCTGCCCCAGGCCAGCAAAATAACAACCCGGCACAAACAGAAGCCGCCATCGCCGCTGCCGAAACTGCAACAGAACAGGAGCCGACAGCGGAAGGCGGGCCCGATGATGCCAGCAGCCAGGCTGCCGGACGTGCGGTGAGGGCAGTGGCTGCCGCCGAAGCAGGGTCTGAAACCGGAACAGATACGTCCATTGGCTATATAGAGGCAGCGCCCGGTAACGGAGCGGCAACGGAAAATCCCATCGCCCTCACAACACCTGCGACTGCGGGCGGCTCTGAATCGGTAACCGGAACAAGGCCGCTTTCTATATATAAATCCATCCGGAACACCATCGCCGCGATGTCCGAGGCAGCGGAAGCGCCTGCGTTTCCTATTCGAGGGGTGACCCGCCAGTCTTTTTCCTCCCCAGCCGCCACGCAACAGCCTGTTGCCGACGGTTTTGTAAAGCAGAATGAGCAGGTAATGGCGCGCGCCAGGCAGCAGGAGGAAGCGCGGAAGGCGCTGGCTATAGCCCGCAGCGAGACCGCCGCCGCTGACGCAAAAAAATCAAAGAAAGAGGACCGGGAAGAAAGCGGCCGGTGGTCGCTGGGGATGGCGTACGCGCCGAGCTACTTCGACCAGAACATTGGCATGTCGAACCCGATGATGGGGGCTTCCAGCAGGCAAACCTTCATGGCGGGCGGTCCCGCCACTGCCCTGTCGTCTTTATATATGGACCAGGCCAGCGAGGAGTATGACGAGAACTCCGACATGGGCTTTTCTTATGGCGTGGAGATGAAAACCAGTTTCAGGCTGGGCAAGAAGCTGAAGCTGCTGACAGGGCTTGGTTTCCTGCAAAACACCTCCCGCTCCAAATCAAGCTACGTGGTGCAGCAGTTCTGGGGAAACGCCTACGCCGATGCCTATAGCTCCAGCGGGCCTTCCTCCATCTTCCTGCCCTCCATCAGCAGAAGCTCTGGAACAGACTCGCTGATGGTGGCCAGAGCGCCTGAGTACAAGGTGAACCACCGCTACCGCTACCTCACAGTGCCCGTAGGCCTGCAGTACGAAGGCAACATGGGCAAAGACTGGTTCTGGTACGGCGGGGCGGGCGTGGCGGCCAACATCCTGCTGCAGACCACCATCCTCGCCTCCGCCTCCGACGTGAGCGACGTGGAGTACGACGTGAACGAGAACTCGCCTTTCCGCAAACTGCAGTGGTCGGGCAACCTGTCGGCAGGTGTGGGCAAGCGCCTGGCCAGCCATATATCTGTAACCCTGGGCCCCGAGTTCCGAAGCTACTTCGCCACGCTGCTGGCGGATCCGGAGAACACGCAGGCCCCGCAGGGCAGGCCTTACACCGTCGGGGTGAACATGGCCGTGAACTACGAGCTGGGCTCGGGTAAAAAAGACAGGTGATTTTTGTGCTGCCGTGCAACCCTTCGGCCGCAGGACGGGTCATCCATACGAGTGCAAGCTATACTTCCTGCCGCCATGGACACCTTACGCGATGCTTTTTACATGCTGCACCTGGTGCTGCGGCAAAACCTGTATGGATGGTACGCGCTCCTGCTGCTGCTCGTGCTCGCCCTGCTTGCCTGAGTCGGCGGCGCAGCTAAGCCAGTTTAATTTCCCGCTCAAAATAAAGCTATGAAAAAACTGCCTTTCAGGTAGCGGCACCCCGGCGGGTGCCCTTCCTGGAGGCAGCAAACTTAAATTACAGCCAGAAAAGTAGAATG
This window of the Pontibacter russatus genome carries:
- a CDS encoding outer membrane beta-barrel protein translates to MSSAANDKRGKLEEEFRNRMYDAEASPSQQLWVRIDHRLTVQENGEYKKRAIYYRQLAAACIVLLLLVGGAGAYYFGGAPAAQQPLSTVSPASPAPAAPGQQNNNPAQTEAAIAAAETATEQEPTAEGGPDDASSQAAGRAVRAVAAAEAGSETGTDTSIGYIEAAPGNGAATENPIALTTPATAGGSESVTGTRPLSIYKSIRNTIAAMSEAAEAPAFPIRGVTRQSFSSPAATQQPVADGFVKQNEQVMARARQQEEARKALAIARSETAAADAKKSKKEDREESGRWSLGMAYAPSYFDQNIGMSNPMMGASSRQTFMAGGPATALSSLYMDQASEEYDENSDMGFSYGVEMKTSFRLGKKLKLLTGLGFLQNTSRSKSSYVVQQFWGNAYADAYSSSGPSSIFLPSISRSSGTDSLMVARAPEYKVNHRYRYLTVPVGLQYEGNMGKDWFWYGGAGVAANILLQTTILASASDVSDVEYDVNENSPFRKLQWSGNLSAGVGKRLASHISVTLGPEFRSYFATLLADPENTQAPQGRPYTVGVNMAVNYELGSGKKDR